From the genome of Brassica oleracea var. oleracea cultivar TO1000 chromosome C4, BOL, whole genome shotgun sequence:
TTTCTTATTCATGTTTCCAAACAACACTATTTTTTTTAATTACTATCTATGTTATCAAACAAAAGCTTGAATTACTTCTGTTTTAATAAGATAGATAGAATACTTTATGACCTTGCTAACTAGCTAACAAAAGCTAAGCGGCAGTGGGACTCCTGCGGGTAATAAAAAGGTTCTAGCCCTTTTTGACTCATGTGGTCTAACCAGCGTTACCTTACTTTCGCCATGATACGGACTCTCAGTAACTTTAGTTTTTAATTTGCCTGCCAGTAATGGGCCAAAAGCGTTGACAAATAGTTTTTTTGGGCACACAAATTGATGATCCCCATTGGGCTTTATTTAAGTTAAAACTAATTGACTGGGAAGATGAGACCCATAGGAGCTGGAAACGAAAAAGAACACGTCGTAATAAAACTTCTCAAAGCAGAAACAATAGGCTCAGGCGCAATGAGCTTTTAAAGGCCCATGATAAAACTAGAACTTAGTGCAGATTACAAGTAATCTCAAATGTCATCGTCATTTTCCTCTTCTTCTTTGTTTCCAAGTTCGTTTTCTTCTACCCAGAAAGCAAAAGAGAAAACACGATGGAAACAAAAGGCAATACAAAATATACAATAAAAACAATAAAAAGAAAAAGATAATTTTATTTCCTTTTTAGTTTTTTTTCCAATTTGGAAAATGGAAGTCTTACACAACAACGCACCTTCTTTAATAACAGTTTTGACGTGGTAAGTGGGTCCTACAAAAAGACTTCTTACCATTACAATCGTGGTCCGAGCACTAGCCTCTTCTAACTTCTAACCCTTCTCTCTCCCTCGTCTTCTTCTTCGTCTTCCATAATCATGGCCTCTTGCGCTACCGGAACAGAGGCGGCGATCAGAGCAGCGGCATGTAGAGACGGAGACGCGGCGGCTCATCTAAAGTTGATCTCCGTCCTCGTCATCTTCCTCACAAGTGTTCTCGGAATCTCCGGACCTGTTCTTCTCGCTCGCTACTTCCAAGGAAAGCCTCTCTACGACAAAGCCGTCCTCGTTATAAAATGTTTCGCCGCCGGAGTGATTCTCTCGACGTCGCTAGTCCACGTCTTGCCGGAGGCGTTCGAGTCTCTCGCCGATTGCCAGGTGTCGTCTCGGCATCCGTGGAAAGATTTTCCGTTCGCCGGGTTGGTGACGTTGATCGGAGTGATAACGGCGTTGCTGGTTGATTTAACGGCGAGTGAACATATGGGACACGGCGGTGGTGGTGGTGGAGGAGGGATGGAGTATATACCAGTGGGTGGTGAGGCGGTTGGGGGTTTGGAAATGAAGGAAGGAAAGTTTGGGGCTGATTTGGAAATACAAGAAAGAAAGGAGGAGGAAATTGTGAAGATGAAACAGAGATTAGTGTCTCAAGTGCTTGAGATAGGGATTATATTTCATTCAGTGATAATTGGCGTGACCATGGGAATGTCACAGAATCAGTGTACCATTAGACCTTTAATCGCTGCTCTTTCGTTTCATCAGATTTTCGAAGGCTTGGGCCTTGGTGGTTGCATCGCTCAGGTCAGTTTCTTTCTTCATTTTTGTTTTCTTTCTTAAACTAATTAATGCAAAATTCTAATACTGTATTAGAGTTGAAATTATTAGGAGAACATTTAATGATACAGAGAAGAACGGATGTGTGCTAGTGCTGAGTCTGCTGACTTCTAAAATATAAGTACTAAACTAATTAAAAATAAATAAAAAACCTTGAAGAAGTATATTGTTAGATACAATTGTATATAGATGTTGACATTTTAGCATTTCATATGATGTCAACATTCTAAACAAGAAATATTGCATTTCATATAATGTCAACATTCTAAACAAATGTAATGGTTGGTTTTGATTATTATTTTTATATTATTATTATTCAGGCGGGGTTTAAGGCAGGGACAGTGGTCTATATGTGCTTGATGTTCGCAGTAACAACTCCTCTCGGGATAGTACTCGGGATGATGATCTTCGCAGCGACAGGTTACGATGACCAGAACCCAAACGCATTGATAATGGAGGGTTTACTAGGATCACTATCCTCAGGGATCCTAATATACATGGCCTTAGTTGACCTAATTGCACTGGACTTCTTCCATAACAAGATGTTGACCACAGCCGATGAATCAGGTTCCAAGCTGAAGAAGCTTTGTTTTGTGGCCTTGGTCTTGGGTTCTGCTTCTATGTCACTTCTTGCTCTCTGGGCTTAAGAGGCAAAACTAAACGTGTTATATATACCAAAATGTTTAAAACTTTATAATATAATCTATTCCACATCTTTAAGTATATTTACACATTTAAACTTCTATGTTAAACAAAGTTAGATCTCTCTCTACTACTATGTACTGTATTGATCTTATTTTAACATCTTTTTAGACGTAATAAACCATTCCAACTTCAAGCAGAGAAGTATGAGGAACATTAAGCACAACATCCGTTCCTCTGCAGTTGGTGCTCATGAACGCAAACACAACATCAACCGCTAACTTCTTCAACACGGAAGAAGACTGCTTCGCCTTCGCGTAAGACTGTCCCAGTATATACGCTACTCCTGCTTCCTTCGCCTCCATTATCTCCAAAGTCTCTTCCTTCCTCATCCTCAAGCTATCACACCCTTCTTCGGTTCCCGGTTCGGTTTCAACAAACTTCACAATAGCAGAGACTAACCGGCTTTCGAAGTCATACATCTTTCTCGGTACATCTCTGTACCCATACCTAACCACGCTCCTAAACATCCCATACTCTTTTGGACCAACTCTGCTTATGACAAACCTCTCTTCTTCTCCAACGTATGGAACCTGAACTGACTTCACGCATACAAAGACAAGCACCCGGTGAAAAGCGGGCAAGTTGGTCACGAAATGTCCGAAGACAGCGGGCACTCCGGTCACTAGATTCGTGTAGACAAGTCCTATCCCGGGCACTCTCACCATCCCTATACTCGGTCCTAACGCGACGATCCGGTCTATTGACACCTTGTTCTCAACGTCGAACTCGTGTTTCTTCGTGGTTCCGTAGTTCCAGATGTACATGACGGACATGAATGTCAAGGAGAGGAGGATAGGGATCCAACCACCTTCGGGTATCTTGTAGACGCATGAGGAGAAGTAGAGAAGCTCTACGGAGCCGAAGCAGAGCAAGAAAGCGAGAACTGTGATGGCTTTCTGTTTCCAGACGATTGCCATCACTAAACTCATCAAACATGTGGTCACAAGCATCACAGATGTCACAGCAAGTCCTGCAGGGGAAAGCAAAAAGAGATTATAAGTTTAAAAAGTTATATGTTAATGATGATGATGATGATGATGGTTTTTATTTACCGTATGCGTGACCGATCATGTTAGTGTCTCTTAACCCTACCGTGACAGCCAAGCAAAGACACATTAACATCCAATTAACTTCAGGGATGTAGATCTGTCCGTGGATTTTGCTTGAAGTGTGAATGATCTTGACACGTGGAAAGCAGTCAAGCGCACAGCATTGGCTTATGATTGAGAACGTTGCGGAGATGACAGCTTGGCTTCCAATCACAGCTGCAAATGTAGCTATGATGAACACTGGCCAGAACACAGGCTCTGCAAAACATAACTTGTAGTTATGAATAAAAGATCACACACTAAAACCATTGAAGAAGGTTTGTTTTTTTGTTGTTGTGTTTACCTGGTATTGCCTTGTAGAAGCTTCTCTGAATGTCTTCATGGTGTTTAGATAAAAACGCAGCTTCACCCATGTATGCAAGAATCAAACAAGGGTATACAAAGAACGAGAAAGCCACCTGCTTCAGAACATGTGTTACTAAAAGAGGAATCATTTCATTTGAAAGCATATCTTATAAAGTTAAAGTGCTTTATACCTTTATGGACAGAGAAGAGAAGTGGCCTAAGTCAGCAAACATAGTCTCAACACCTAAGGAGAATAAACACAGTAGAAGAATCAAGAACATAATCTTTGATGAAGTTTATGATAAACAAAAAATAAAATAAAAACATAAAAAAGTCAAAAAACAGTAGAGAAAGACTATATTAAAAAAAGTGAAAACCTACCTTTTTATTTAGAATACAAAACGATTTTAATCTAAGTAACTAGATCTCGATCCGTGCGGGTTTTTGTTTTCATTATTTTTATATAAACATTTTGTTTTCAATTCTAAATTGGCATATATTATAATATATATGTGTCTATCAATTTTTAAAACATAATAAGTTTACGGTATATTTTTTTCATTGAATAAATTTTTTCAAACTTTCACATGTATTGTATCTTCTTCTATATATATATTTTCGCATTATTATTTTATTATTAAAATCGTAACTATATATATAAAGATTAGTAAAATATTGTTTTATTGTCATATTCAAAAATATTGTAACATTTCACAAATTTAAAAAGTTTTTAAAAAATTAAACTTTTCGCTTCATAGATTTATATTATCGAGTAAATAATTAAACATTTAGTTTTTGTTTAATTTTTAAAATAAAATATATAGTTTAAAAAAAAATTCATTGGTTTAAGGTAATAAAGATTAATCATTGTTAGATAAAATGATTTTTGTTATTTAAAAAAAATCTTTATAATTTTAAAAGTTAACATCGATAAATATTTAAATAATTAACATATGGAGGTATAGTATTACAATATTAAATTATATCTATTTAATTTATATTATATATAAATCTAATGGATCGTTTATTGTTTAAATCCAATTATTGATAGCCCAATAAAAATTTCTGGTAGGCCCAAAATTTAAATGATAAGATTAGAGATTAAATGTAACATGACTTTCTAGGAATATGTCCATAAGGTCTATTTTTTTAAAAATCACACATGAATCAAAGTTGTGACTTTTGTTTTAATATATAAGATTAAAAAAATCTAAGAAAACTAAGTAAAAGTTACTTATTGGGTCAAACCAGTGGTTAAACCGGTAGTAACCAGTAGTCGGATTCCAGATTTTAACGGGTTTTTTTGCAGGGTTTTTAAATAATCTTTGGTTTCTTACCAGTGATTGAAAGAACAACGCCTCCAAGTGAAACCCACCCTTCTACACCGGTGTTTCTGAGGAACTTGTACATGTAAACCGGCGAAAGCGCGGAGACTATATGAGGGTTCCATTTGATAGTGTTGTAAACTCCAATGCTGCTGATTGAGAGAAGCCAAGCAGTGGAGATTGGAGCGAAAATGAAGGCCACTCTATGCGTACCAAAACGCTGCACTGAGAATATCGCCACCAGGATGATACAAGAGATGATCACAACATAATCTGCAATTAAAAGAAGACATAAGCTTTTGATATATATATATGTATGTTGTCAAAGTAAGCAAAGCAGATTCAGACATACTCTCGTGAAGTTGTGGAATCTTGAGCTTGACTCCAGAAACAGCTGAAAGAACTGCAACAAAAAAACAATAAGTGTTTAGAATTGATAAACTGAATCTAAAGAAGAATACTCTGCCTTAAGGGTTAAATGAATGCACCTGAGATTGTTGGAGTGAGGACACTATCACCAATGGCCATACACGTCCCTAAAAGCACAAAGATCAACAGACCCTTTTGAGATTTAGGGTGCTTCTCAAAGAATGATTTAACCGCTGCGCTCTGCCGAGTCTCTCCAGGGCTTCCCGTTGCATATGTTGACAGCTTCTCATCCATTTCTTGATGATTTGGTAACACTCTTAGCTTCGCATATCTGCAGAGAAGCGAGTACAACGCAAATGTTCCACCTTCTCCATTGTCATCTGCTGATAGAACAATGAAAACGTATTTGAAGAGAGCGATGAGTGTGAAGGTCCAGAAGATGAAAGAGAACACTCCAAAGATCTCTTCATCGTCTTCATGGAGACTTAGTTTCCCAGAGAAAGTGGTTTTGTATACATAGAGAGGCGATGTGCTTAGATCACCATAGATCACTCCAAGGCTTTGGTAAGCCAAAGTCAGAACATTGACACATGAAACAGTCTTCTTCAAGTGCTGAATCATTTCAACAAACAAATATTATGAATACTCTAATCCACAAGGCTTATATGTATATACAAAAAACATTACTCAGAAACCCATCAAGTATAATCTCTAATCTCTTTCCTTAAAAATACTGACTTTTTATTATTGCAAACTAATGTATCTTGCTTAATTACATCAACACTCACAATTAGAAGGTTTCAATTTCACAACTGATCTAATTTCAACAAACATGAAAAAGCGTCCACGTCTTAATTTATTTATTTAAATTTTGGGTAAATATCAAAGTCAATATGGTTAAGCAAGAGGACCTACCAGTCCTACTTGAGAAACAATCCAAAAACTTATTGAAGAAGAAGAAGAAGAAAGAACATTTAAAACCCTTTGCTTTCACTTGTTCTTCTTCTTCCATATACGAAACCGAATCTCAACCACATATGTTCTTACTGAAACTCGCATTGTCTCCAAAATAGAAAACCCAGAAGAAAAGTTTGGATCTTTTTTTAAAAAAAATACGAGAGACAGAAGTGATTGTCTTGATTCTCAATGAACAGAGGACTCAAAACTAATAGACAGTGAACATGAAAACAGAGCAAACTGAGAGAAACAAAACAGACCTGTCGAGAGATTCCCTGTTCGATTAGAGAGGGTGATTGGTTCATTGCCGTAAGCAAAGTGTTGTTTTCAGTTTGGAGAATGATTTGGAGAAACAGAGAGAATATTATAATGTGAAGAGAGAGAGAGAGAGAGAAGTTGGGAAGTGAATAAAGAGAAGCAAGCGAGTCTCTGAGGAAAGATAGGAAGAAGAGTGGTGTGTGATTTGGTGCAAAGAAGAAACTTTGCAGGTTTTTTCATTTAATGCTTTTGCTCTTTCTCCTTTTTTTCTATTTCCAAATAAAAAGCTTATAATTTATTTATTTTTTATTTAATTTTTTTATAAATTATTTTGTGTTGACAAACTTTTTTGTTGTTTTGTCATTTCTCTCAATAATCATTCCTAGCATTGTCTTATGATAGTATATTTTATTATTTTTTTGATCAAAAAAATAAAGTATATTTTATTATATGTTTATATATCATTTTTTTTTAAGATATATCATTATTTATGAATAATAGCTTCGGTTAAATATAATTACAGTACTACAGGCAAACAGCTAATTGGAACAGTAATTCTGTTCGATAGAATAACCTACATCACCTACCTCTGTAACAAGACAGCTAATGATGGGCTGTAATATTAATTACTATCTGCAATATTTAACCTTGATATTTATTTACAAATTAATGGCCTATTTATTGCAAAATTACGTATGATAGAGGCCTACTGTTATTTATTTACAAATTAATGGCCTAAATAGGGATCGCACAATAAAATATGGTAATGGTGGAAAGTGCAGAATATATTGATGAATAAAGTTTTGGATAGAAATAAGTTTTTAAATGATGCATTCTTTTTCTTTTTTGCAATTTAATAAGCAAACATATATTTTTAAATGACGATTATATAAGAGCGAAGATTCGGGTAAGAAAAAAATGTCAGTCCATACCTCTACAGATGACTCATTAGTACAATCAGTCAATCATAAGTAACTATAGTCTACAGCTCATATGAAACGCAGAGATTAGAGATAAGTTCCTTAACAAATACGTACTTAACTTTATACGTTTTTAGATAGTCATTCACTCATTTGGGTCATATAATATTCATTTTCATACCTAACCAAATATTGTGAATTTTTAAATTTTATGTGTACGCCGTCAATAAATACTGTTAAGCTTAATATTTTTATGCTTTACTGTTAATGTTTTAGGCATGATAATTTACAATTTGTTGTGACTGATTCGGTTTTGGTTCAAGTATATTGTTCAATTTTTACTATTAAGTATAAAACGTATGTCATGATGCTTTTTGGTTGGAATGAGTTTTTGGTTAGATTGTACATGCTTATCATCATTTATTTAATATAAGGCCGTTCTTAGGCTTAACACAAGAAAAGTACTGTATTGTGTTTCACACTAAATCTTACCTAAAATTAGCGAGAAAAGATGATTAATACTGAAAATTACAATTTTGTCTCAAGGAAACAAAAAAATATAAAGACAGAGTCTTCTTAAATATCTAATAAATATAAACTCCGAAATATGTAATCAATATCAGATACTGGATCAATTTATCTGATAAACTACTATATACATTTTCAAATTAAAAACTCTGGATTACTTTGAATAGTTAACTGGTTAAGTAATAAAATTCCAAGATGGCCAACAAAATTGACTGAGTTTGAATAGTCAGTCAATTGAGTCAATGCCTGAGAAGAAGGAAAACGATGGATTGGGATTCCGGTCCAATTCTTTTATGTTCAGACTTCAGAGAGATAACTTATCTATCCCTCCGCCATTTTCTAACCAAACGAATAAATAATCATCAAAGATTCAAAGTGTTGATATTTGCATAACCAATATAATTAAATGCGAAAATTGTTTAACATTTGTTTTTGTTCACTTCTCAAATAACCTAAATACTTTTATTTTTCTTAATGAATAATACCCGAAGCCTTAATTGAAGATATGAAATACTCGATATCTAAGTTTTTAAACAGAATTTTTGGTAGTGATTTTGCGCAGCACAGGGGTGAATCTTGATGTAAATTTGACTGGGTGTATAAAGTATGCAAATTAATACATTAATGGGTGCAATAATTATAATTTTCCATTTTATCTAATGGCAACTGAAATAATAGTAGTGGGTGCATGTGCACCCCTTCCTGTCTCTTTGGTTTCTCCCCTGGTTGTGCACCTTTCTTAGCTACTACTTCACCTTTGCTTTTATCGTAAGTGGCATCGATGCCTCTAGATACAGCCATCTGGTGCGCCAAATCTTGGGACCATAATGATAAGAACGAAAGAAGTTGAATGCTACACCGAAGTTGTAATTACTTAAAGATATTTTTATCAATGCTTTAATGGTAACGCCAATAATTCTCTTCTTTCGGGTTCTCAACCTCTCATCCAGCTGAGAGAAATGTCTGATCAAAATACATGTATTTTTATTTAAATCGTATAGACAAGTCACAATATTATATTTGTCAAAAAAAAATATTAGCTAACATAATCTAATATGAAAATATCTTCGTTAAGATTAAACTGTGTACAAGGAGGAGTATTTATACTCATACATTAGACTACTCTACACTATACAAGTGTGTGTATGTAAACTATATACAATCATCATTATATACGTATTAGTCCCCCTCGAGATGGCGTTAGAATGTTGAGAAAACCCATCTTGGACATGAAACGATGAAACACAGTAGGATAGAGAGCCTTCGTAAACGGATCAGCCAACTGATTTTCAGTCCGTACATGAAGTGTTTTCAACTGACCACGCACAAGCTTCTCTCGAATGGAATGGCAGTCACGCTCAATGTGTTTCGTCCTTTCGTGGAATACGGGATTCTTAGCGATGTGTAAAGCAGCAGTACTATCACAGTAGAGAACATGTACAGAAGGAGCCGCAACTTGCAAGTCATTGACCATGCGGGAAAGCAAAATGAGCTCCTTCAAAGTATACACCATGGCCATGTACTCTGCTTCTGCAGAAGAGTGAGATACTACATCATGTTTATTATATTTCCATGAGATCAGGGAGTCACCAACGAAGATACAAAACCCATATATTGAACGTCTTGTATCAGGACATTGAGACAATCTGAAACACAAAATGCTTTAATCTGAAAATCATCATCAAGAGGATAGAAAAGACCTTGTCCAATGCTTCCCTTGAGATAATGCAGTATCTTGTGTGCAGCCTTGAGATGAGGAACTCGAGGATCTGAAGAGTACTAACACAATTTATGTACTGCAAAGCAGATTTCTGGCCGAGTGATTGTGAGATAGAGAAGTCTCCCAATCATTCTTCTATAGACTTCAGCATTTGGGATTTTATCACCATCTTCAGCCGCTAGTTTGATGCTTGGATCCATAGGTACAGAGGAAGGCTTGCAGTCAAGAAGACCAGCATCAGTAAGAAGTTCCAAAATGTACTTATGTTAATTGCATCTTTAGAACGAGCAATCTCAATCCCAAGAAAGAAACGTGATTGACCAAGATCACGAAGCTTGAAGCATTGTTCCAACTTGCGTATAAAAGATGATATTGCATCTTCATGATCATTGGCTATTAGTATATCATCAACATATACTAATACCATGAGAAAACACTTATCAGAGTGTGACCAGAAGAGAGTATGATCCCCATTGATCTTTTCAAATCTCATGTCTTGTAGAGTGCCTGAAAATTTCAGAAACCATTGTCTGGAGGCTTGTTTTAAACCGTAGATGGACTTCTTAAGTCGTAGAACTGTATTTGGTGGAAGATTATCCCCCTTTCTTTCAGCATATCCAGGAGGAATATCCACGTAAATTTTTTGAGAAAGGTCACCATTAAGAAAGGCATTCGAGATGTCCAATTGGTGAAGGAACCATTTCTTCTTTGCAGCAAGAGCAAACATTAGCTTCACAGTTACCATTTTGGCAACTGGAGAGAAGGTATCAACAAAGTCCACACCCTTAGCAACCAAACGACTTTTATTACGATCAAGAGTACCGTCAACATTCAAATTGACCTTATGAAGCTATCTACAACCAATGGTTTCCTTTCCCTCGGGTAAAGAACATACATTCCAAGTATCAAGACGTTCTAAAGACACAAATTCATCGTCCACAACAGCACACCACCACTCTTTGGACTTCTTCACTTCATTGAAAGTTTTAGGAGTAGTGATATTGACAGTAGAATTGATGAAAGCAAAATGTTTAGAAGAGAGTTTTTGATAAGAAAGAAAAGCTGAAATGGGATAAGGAGAATGAGAAGAATTGCACAAATAGTCTTGCAAGTGAACAGGTCTTTTGCGAATGCGAGAGGATGTAGTTGCAAAAGGCAAACCTACATCAGAAGGTGAAGTGGCAGGTGCCGATGTTTCACCAGAGGATGATGGTACATAAGATACATTATCATCAGGCATCAAGACGTGGAAAGAAAGATTTTGCTGTATTGGAAAGTGAGGAAGCAGCAAAAGAAAATTTGTTTTCATGAAATGTGACATGCCTGGAAATGGAAATATTACGAGTTTCGAGATCTAGGACTCTATATCCTTTGTAACCCGTGGGATAACCTAAAAAAACACATGTTTTAACTTTAGGAGCAAACTTATTTCTACCTCGTGTAGAAGTACTTTTATAGCAAAGACACCCAAAGCTCTTAAGACTATTGTAATCTGGTATTTTTCCCATAAGAATTTGATAAGGAGATTTATTGTCTAAGACAAGTGTGGGAATTCGGTTTATAAGAAAAGAGCAGTAGAGATACATTCACCCCAATAAGCTAGAGGAACATTAGACTGGAAGAGAAGAGATCAAGCTACATAAAGGATGTGTTGATTTTTTCTCTCTACTACCGAGTTTTGTTAAGGTGTTTCAGGGTAGGAATGAAAAGAGAGAATGCCTTTTGAGCGATATAAGTTGGTAGAGGATAACTCAGGAGCATTATCGGCCCTAACAACTTTAACAGTTTTATGAAATTGTGT
Proteins encoded in this window:
- the LOC106342863 gene encoding zinc transporter 6, chloroplastic: MASCATGTEAAIRAAACRDGDAAAHLKLISVLVIFLTSVLGISGPVLLARYFQGKPLYDKAVLVIKCFAAGVILSTSLVHVLPEAFESLADCQVSSRHPWKDFPFAGLVTLIGVITALLVDLTASEHMGHGGGGGGGGMEYIPVGGEAVGGLEMKEGKFGADLEIQERKEEEIVKMKQRLVSQVLEIGIIFHSVIIGVTMGMSQNQCTIRPLIAALSFHQIFEGLGLGGCIAQAGFKAGTVVYMCLMFAVTTPLGIVLGMMIFAATGYDDQNPNALIMEGLLGSLSSGILIYMALVDLIALDFFHNKMLTTADESGSKLKKLCFVALVLGSASMSLLALWA
- the LOC106342862 gene encoding potassium transporter 1; its protein translation is MNQSPSLIEQGISRQHLKKTVSCVNVLTLAYQSLGVIYGDLSTSPLYVYKTTFSGKLSLHEDDEEIFGVFSFIFWTFTLIALFKYVFIVLSADDNGEGGTFALYSLLCRYAKLRVLPNHQEMDEKLSTYATGSPGETRQSAAVKSFFEKHPKSQKGLLIFVLLGTCMAIGDSVLTPTISVLSAVSGVKLKIPQLHENYVVIISCIILVAIFSVQRFGTHRVAFIFAPISTAWLLSISSIGVYNTIKWNPHIVSALSPVYMYKFLRNTGVEGWVSLGGVVLSITGVETMFADLGHFSSLSIKVAFSFFVYPCLILAYMGEAAFLSKHHEDIQRSFYKAIPEPVFWPVFIIATFAAVIGSQAVISATFSIISQCCALDCFPRVKIIHTSSKIHGQIYIPEVNWMLMCLCLAVTVGLRDTNMIGHAYGLAVTSVMLVTTCLMSLVMAIVWKQKAITVLAFLLCFGSVELLYFSSCVYKIPEGGWIPILLSLTFMSVMYIWNYGTTKKHEFDVENKVSIDRIVALGPSIGMVRVPGIGLVYTNLVTGVPAVFGHFVTNLPAFHRVLVFVCVKSVQVPYVGEEERFVISRVGPKEYGMFRSVVRYGYRDVPRKMYDFESRLVSAIVKFVETEPGTEEGCDSLRMRKEETLEIMEAKEAGVAYILGQSYAKAKQSSSVLKKLAVDVVFAFMSTNCRGTDVVLNVPHTSLLEVGMVYYV